AATTGAATGAACGCGATGCCTTCGATGTTGCTGACCACGCGCTGGGCTTCGACCAGACCGGATTTGCGTCCCGAAGGCAGGTCAATCTGCGTCACGTCGCCCGTGATAACGGCTTTCGATCCGAACCCGATGCGCGTCAAAAACATCTTCATTTGTTCGGAAGTGGTGTTTTGTGCTTCGTCCAGGATGATGAATGAATCCGACAGGGTTCTGCCGCGCATAAACGCCAGCGGAGCGACTTCAATAACGCGTTTTTCCAGAAACTTCGTTGCGCGTTCGAAATCCATCAAATCGAACAGCGAGTCGTACAAAGGCCGAAGGTACGGATCAACCTTGTCCTGCAAATCGCCGGGCAAAAAGCCCAGCTTTTCCCCCGCTTCGACTGCGGGGCGAGCCAACACGATTCGATTGACGCGTTTGGCGATCAAATACTGTACGGCCATCGCCACGGCCAAATAGGTTTTTCCGGTTCCCGCAGGGCCGATGCCGAACACGATGTCGTATTCTTCAATGGCTTCCATGTATCGTTTTTGATTTGGGCCTTTGGCGGTGACCTGTTTGCGGCCAGCCGGATTGATGCGTTTTTGGCCGGTCAGCAGTTCGCGCAAATTGGAAGTGCGGTCGTCGGCAATCTGTTTGAATGCAGCGCGAAGTTCGTTGGATGAGGGCGTGCGGCCTTCGGTGAAAAGCTGGCTGAAATCTTTCAGGATGCGTTCAACGATGGCCACGTCGGCTTCGTCGCCTTCGACAATCAACTCGTTGCCGCGTCCTCCGACGGTGACACTCAACAACGATTCCAGATACTTGATGTTCTGATCGTGTGGGCCGAACAAGGTTTCCAGCCCGCGCTCCGGCAATGTGATCTTCAGACTTCTCAGTGGCTTGTCTCTCTCCGTCAGATAAAGCTGTTTTGAACTCTTAAAACGCGTTCGCAATCGCATCAACGAATTGCTTTTGTTGAACGAATTGAAAGCTACTACACGATTTGGAAAAGTGTCAATCCGGCAAACCATGAAAAAAGGTCAGGACATTGCTGCCCTGACCTTTCGGGGGTCGAGGTTATGTCAGCCTCATCATTCCATCAACACGATGGCGGGAAAATCGGAATGACGTAG
The sequence above is a segment of the Acidobacteriota bacterium genome. Coding sequences within it:
- a CDS encoding PhoH family protein yields the protein MRLRTRFKSSKQLYLTERDKPLRSLKITLPERGLETLFGPHDQNIKYLESLLSVTVGGRGNELIVEGDEADVAIVERILKDFSQLFTEGRTPSSNELRAAFKQIADDRTSNLRELLTGQKRINPAGRKQVTAKGPNQKRYMEAIEEYDIVFGIGPAGTGKTYLAVAMAVQYLIAKRVNRIVLARPAVEAGEKLGFLPGDLQDKVDPYLRPLYDSLFDLMDFERATKFLEKRVIEVAPLAFMRGRTLSDSFIILDEAQNTTSEQMKMFLTRIGFGSKAVITGDVTQIDLPSGRKSGLVEAQRVVSNIEGIAFIQFDERDVVRHQLVQMIIKAYDEHNKKISL